The following coding sequences lie in one Miscanthus floridulus cultivar M001 chromosome 9, ASM1932011v1, whole genome shotgun sequence genomic window:
- the LOC136484230 gene encoding uncharacterized protein At5g01610-like: MALIADELKAKAEVYYGNEICQLCTQLLLREAGLPNGLLPLKDLIECGYVQETGYVWLKQSKRVDHTFQSLGRMVSYGTEITGYAEKGRIKKVKGIKTRELMVWVPVEEIALDDPATGKLICKSIAGIKKTFPASAFHVPEKENVKMNCAAPKPVVLMERAPRVVKNN; encoded by the coding sequence ATGGCTCTTATAGCCGATGAACTCAAGGCCAAGGCTGAGGTCTACTACGGCAACGAGATCTGCCAACTGTGTACCCAGCTCTTGCTCAGGGAAGCAGGCCTCCCCAATGGTCTGCTTCCATTGAAGGACCTAATCGAGTGTGGTTATGTCCAGGAAACTGGATATGTGTGGCTCAAGCAAAGCAAGAGGGTTGACCACACCTTCCAGAGTCTAGGAAGGATGGTCTCTTATGGCACAGAGATCACCGGCTATGCCGAGAAGGGCAGGATCAAGAAGGTAAAAGGGATAAAGACCAGGGAGCTCATGGTGTGGGTCCCAGTGGAGGAGATTGCTCTTGATGATCCAGCAACTGGAAAGCTTATCTGCAAGAGCATTGCTGGGATTAAGAAAACCTTCCCTGCATCAGCTTTCCATGTCCCAGAGAAGGAGAATGTGAAGATGAACTGTGCTGCACCGAAACCAGTGGTCCTCATGGAGAGAGCTCCACGAGTTGTTAAGAACAACTGA
- the LOC136484229 gene encoding beta-glucosidase-like SFR2, chloroplastic, which yields MPLPAFLAAAARLAVLVAAAVTAANAASFARYRRRHLRRIPNPIDESADPLADFRALPSNSAAASEEAAEDGNFFFGLATAPAHVEDRLEDAWLQFAVEHSCDDKEAVRDHKTADAVMASAAGDGGAQLASRSRGDEKAGDGEKRKPLKVAMEAMLRGFEMFSDGGESGSGDNCSHNVAAWHNVPCPQERLKFWSDPDTELKLAKETGISVFRLGIDWTRIMPKEPTEELKSSVNFAALERYRWIIQRVREYGMKVMLTLFHHSLPPWAGEYGGWRMEKTAKYFMDFVRLVVDRVSDLVDYWVVFNEPHVFVMLTYCAGAWPGGDPNAIEVATSALPTGVYNQALHWMAIAHAEAYDYIHSERKSKRKPIVGVAHHVSFTRPYGLFDVAAVTLANSLTLFPYIDSICDKLDFIGINYYGQEVISGPGLKLVDDDEYSESGRGVYPDGLFRILIQFNERYKSLNIPFIITENGVSDETDLIRKPYILEHLLAIYAAIIMGVPVLGYLFWTMSDNWEWADGYGPKFGLVAVDRANNLARKPRPSYYLFSKVVTTGKITRQDRLGAWRELQQAAFQKKTHPFFRAVDKHGRMYAA from the exons ATGCCGCTCCCGGCGttcctggcggcggcggcgaggctcgcCGTCCTGGTGGCCGCTGCCGTGACGGCGGCCAACGCGGCCTCCTTCGCGCGGTACCGGCGCCGCCACCTCCGCCGCATCCCCAACCCCATCGACGAGTCCGCCGACCCCCTCGCCGACTTCCGCGCCCTCCCCTCCaactccgccgccgcctccgaggAGGCCGCAG AAGATGGCAATTTCTTCTTTGGGCTAGCGACCGCGCCGGCGCATGTCGAGGACAGGTTGGAAGATGCTTGGCTTCAGTTTGCAGTCGAGCATTCCTGCGATGACAAGGAGGCTGTGCGCGACCATAAGACAGCAGACGCGGTGATGGCATCGGCTGCAGGGGACGGAGGCGCTCAGTTGGCTTCTAGGTCCAGAGGGGATGAAAAGGCTGGTGATGGAGAGAAGAGGAAGCCTCTTAAGGTTGCCATGGAGGCGATGCTCAGGGGGTTTGAAATGTTTTCTGACGGTGGTGAATCTGGTTCTGGCGATAATTGCAGCCACAACGTCGCGGCTTGGCACAATGTTCCTTGCCC GCAAGAAAGGCTTAAGTTTTGGTCTGATCCCGATACTGAGTTGAAACTTGCTAAGGAAACTGGGATCAGTGTTTTCCGCCTGGGGATTGATTGGACAAGGATAATGCCTAAGGAACCAACTGAAGAGTTGAAGAGTTCA GTCAATTTTGCAGCACTCGAGCGGTATAGATGGATCATTCAAAGGGTTCGTGAATATGGAATGAAAGTGATGCTTACGTTATTTCACCACTCACTTCCACCTTGGGCTGGAGAATATGGTGGGTGGAGGATGGAAAAAACCGCGAAGTACTTTATGGATTTTGTGAG GCTTGTTGTTGATCGTGTATCTGATTTGGTGGACTACTGGGTGGTTTTTAATGAACCTCATGTGTTTGTAATGCTGACCTATTGTGCTGGTGCTTGGCCTGGTGGAGACCCTAATGCAATTGAAGTAGCGACATCTGCTTTACCAACTGGTGTATATAACCAAGCATTACATTGGATGGCTATTGCACATGCAGAAGCCTATGACTACATACATTCAGAAAG AAAAAGTAAAAGGAAGCCAATCGTTGGTGTCGCTCATCATGTATCGTTTACACGGCCCTATGGTCTATTTGATGTTGCTGCTGTCACACTGGCTAATTCATTGACCCTTTTCCCTTACATTGATAGCATATGTGATAAATTGGATTTTATTGGCATCAACTACTATGGGCAG GAGGTGATATCTGGCCCTGGTCTAAAGCTCGTGGACGATGATGAGTACAGTGAATCTGGTCGTGGTGTTTATCCTGATGGGCTGTTTCGTATCCTGATTCAGTTTAATGAAAGATACAAGAGCTTAAATATACCTTTTATAATTACTGAAAATGGAGTTTCTGACGAGACTGATCTGATTCGCAAACCATATATTCTGGAGCACCTGTTAGCCATTTATGCTGCAATCATTATG GGTGTGCCTGTGCTTGGTTATCTATTCTGGACGATGTCAGATAATTGGGAATGGGCAGATGGCTATGGTCCCAAGTTTGGGCTTGTAGCTGTTGATCGTGCTAACAACCTAGCACGGAAACCTAGGCCTTCATACTATTTATTCTCCAAG GTTGTTACAACTGGGAAAATTACAAGACAGGACAGACTGGGTGCTTGGAGGGAGCTGCAACAAGCAGCATTTCAGAAGAAAACACACCCATTTTTCAGGGCAGTAGATAAACATGGTCGGATGTATGCAG CTTGA